Genomic DNA from Sporosarcina sp. ANT_H38:
GATCATGTCAAATATATTATTTACGTCAACGGTAACCGCTTCGGGAGGACGAGAAGGTAAAGTTCAATCATCTGATGGTGTCATTAATTTCGATACTGCCATGCCGGGAAGCCCAAGAGCGAAAAAATTAGAGACATCTACAAACCCTGAACAATTATTCGCAGCTGGATATGCTGCATGCTTTGACAGTGCTTTGCAATTAGTAGCTAGGCAAGAAAAGGTAAAGTTCTCTTCAGAGGTCACCGCAAATGTTAGCTTATTAAAAGATGAGGCAGACCAAGGCTTTAAACTGGCAGTTACCTTACAAGTTAAAGGGACGGACATTGAAAAAGATCAGTTAGAGGATCTAGTAGAAAAAGCACATCAAGTCTGTCCTTACTCTAAAGCTACAAGAGACAATATCGAAATTACACTAGAGATACTATAATTTTTAAATGCTCCTTATTTTGTATGTAACCCCAAATGGCAGACACATTAAAAAGTGGCTCCATTTGGTTTTTTTTATGTTCATAAACCTCAGAATCTCATGGTATATGATTTTGATGAAATTATAGAAGAACTGACGTTACACCTAGTTTCTGTGACTCGTTTTAAAGAAATAAAAGAGGAGTGGAAGATTCCTCTTTATAGCAAGTAGTTTTAACTATTCATTTTTTCAAAAACCAGTCAGTGAGAGACTCCTTAGATATAGGAGACTCTTTTTTTGTGCTAATAATTAAATGAAAGGGCAATGTTTCAAATGGACAGCATGTTTTTTTATAGAATTTGTAAACTTAAAGATAACTCAGATAATTGCTGATATAATAAATTAAACTCTTTGGAATAAACATGGTAGGAGGATTTTATGATGCGAAAAAAAGATTATATTCAATTGAATGAAAGAATCTATTTAATAGATGGGTTTGATTTGGGTGTACCTGAACGAACGGGGACATATGTTTTTGATGAAGAAGAACTGACACTTGTTGACACTGGTCCAAGTCCGTCGGTTAAGTATGTGAAACGGGGATTAGATGCACTGGGATTCTCGTTAGATCAAGTGAAGTATATCATCGTGACGCATATCCACCTGGATCACTCGGGAGGGGCTGGATTACTCATTCAACAATGCCCCAATGCTACTGTTGTTGTACACCCGAGAGGCGCAAGGCACTTGGTTGATCCTGAAAGATTGATTGCCGGAGCCAAAGTAGTATATGGGGAAAGGTTTTCGGAACTGTTTGATCCAATTATTGCCGTACCAAAAGAGCACTTGCTCGTTAAAGAAGAGGGAGATACCTTAAAGATTGGTCCGACATGTACATTGAAGTTTTTGGATACCCCAGGACATGCGAAACATCATTTCAGTATTTATGATCCGGTCAGTAACGGCCTGTTTACCGGAGATACAGTTGGCATTCGCTATGAGCAATTGATTCGCGATGGTGTCGATTTGTTTCTGCCTTCTACTTCACCAAACCAATTTGAACCAGAAGCTATGCGGCGGGCAATTAACCGTATGCTTGGGATGAATCTCGATTGTATTTACTTTGGACATTTTGGCATGACCAACAACCCAAACAAAGCTCTTCTACAAGTATCTAAGTGGCTTGATATTTTCGTGGAAGAGGCGGAAACAGTCGTTACTGAACAAAAGGGTCATGAAGTACTTGCGCAACGACTTCTTGGCCGAGTTAGGGGGTACCTAAAGGAGATGGAAGTACCTGATGACCATGAGGTGTATGGTTTAATAAAAGTAGATATGCAAGTCAGTTCAATGGGAATGCTTGATTATTTTATGGGATAACTACATAGAACCTTCAAGATATAATGAGCATATAATTATTATGTAGAAATTGAGTGAAGACGCCTTAACTGGGGTGCCGTAGCGGATTTGAAAGGAATCTTTATCTAAACTTATACAGTATAAAATTAACACTGTTTTGGAGAGGAATAGAAGATATGAAACTACATTTTTATAATCCGGAATTTGATAAGCTTATTGAAAACTACACATTAACCGACGAACAACTACGCTTTACGGGTACGCCTAAAGACGCAATTGATCTTTCGAATGCAGAACGGGATCGATATTCGATTTTAGCAGTAGAAAATGAGCAAGTGGTTACGTTCTTTAGCCTACATAAAGGTGAGGGTGTCAAGTCTTTTTCCCATAATGACAATGCTATATTAATTAGAAGTTTTTCGACCGATTTTCATCAGCAAGGTAAAGGCTATGGGAAGAATGCATTGATGCTTGTGCCAGACCTTGTTACAAGTCATTTTATTGGTATTGATGAAATCGTCCTCGCTGTAAATGTTAATAACGAGATAGCTCAATCTTTGTATAAAAACTGTGGCTATATTGATAAAGGCGTTCGAGAGATGGGGAGGAGTGGCGAACTCATCGTGATGAGTTACCACCTGTATTGAATTATTTTATAACGAGCAAGTGGGGGGACAGAGAATGGACCAACAAGTTCTAGTACAAGAATACCGTAATGACATTTTAGAAAACGTTCATTTGGGTGTTATTTGTGGAATCAATGCAGAAGGAGATGTTCTTTATTCTGTTGGAGACCAAAATCATATGACATTTCTTCGTTCGGCGGCAAAACCTTTTCAGGCAATTCCAGTTATTCAATATGGAGTGGACGACAAGTTTGGGCTTACATCTAAAGAAGCTGCTTTATTTGCTGCTTCGCACCGTGGAGAAGACTATCACATTGAGGCACTGGAATCGATTTTACATAAGACCGGTATTGATGAAGACCAATTTTATTGCTGTCCAACCTATCCGCTGAATGAAGAGCCAAAAGCAAACTATCACCGAAAGAATGGTGAACAGCGAAAGCTTTATCATAATTGTTCGGGAAAGCATAGCGGCTTTATCGCCTTGGCGAAAGTACTGGGATACGACATTGACGGTTATTGGGATTTGGAACATCCTGTACAGCAGCTGAGCTTAGCGGCAATGGCTGACATGTCCAATTATCCGAAGGAGGCGATAGGCATTGGGATTGATGGATGTGGATTCCCGGTGTATGCAATGCCTCTTCAACACATTGCGCAAGCGTATTTGAAACTTGCTTGTCCAGACTTGATTCAACAGCCTGAAATGAGAGAAGCTGTCGTGAAAATTACTGGTTATATGAATGCACATCCGGAGATGATTGCGAGTCACGACTTCATCTGTTCTGTTTTACTGACAGACCCTAATATCGTGGCTAAAGGTGGGGCCAAGGGCGTGTATGGTTTTGCACTTAGGAAAGAACGAATGAGCTTTGCATTAAAAGTGATGGATGGATCTGAACTGGTATGGCCAATCATAGTTGCATCTATTTTGGAACAGATCGGTTATGAAAACCAAGGGACGATTGAGCGTTTGTATGAATTGTCGCCAAAAGTAATAATAAATGATAATCTTACGGTTGTTGGAGAAAGAAAAATTGTGTTTGATTTACAGAAATAAAATGAATTCATGTGAGGAGTTATCAAAATGATGTTAGAAATTATAGCTACAAGTATGGCCGATGCAGTTGCGGCAGAACGTGGCGGTGCCGATCGATTGGAACTTTGTGCAGCATTGTCTGAAGGTGGGCTAACGCCAAGTTTGGGATTGGTGGAAGCGGTAGTTAAGGGGGTCAATATTCCGGTTCATGTAATCGTTCGGCCGCATAGTCGTACTTTTCACTATGATGACAATGACTTAGCTGTAATGATAGCCGATATTCGCCATATAAAACGTGCGGGAGCTGCGGGAGTCGTTATTGGAGTGCTAACTAAGGAACGCAAAGTGAATACAGAAGCTCTATCACGTTTGTTGGAGGAAGTTGGGGAGATGAAAGTCACTTTTCACCGTGCATTTGATGAGATAGAAAATCAGCTGGAAGCGTTTGAAGTCATTGCTAGTTTCCCGCAGATTCAGCGAATCTTGACTTCGGGAGGACAGGCACCAGCGCCAGAAGCCGCTGAACAACTAAAGAAATTGGTAGACGAGTCTAAAAATACATCTGTTCGGATTTTAGCGGGGAATGGTATGAACCCTGAAACGTTGTCTTCATTAGTTTCGGCAACAGGGCTAGAAGAAGTCCATTTCGGGTCAGCTGTTCGTATGAATAGGAGTTTTATGTATCCTATTGATGAGGCAGTTATTACGGCGATAAAAAGTGAGCTTGAGACTAGTTAAGTATTGTAGAAGCGTACATATGTCCATTCAAACATTGGTATTACTGCATCTCTAGGAGATTGAAATTGAAACCGAGGATATAAATTTTAAACATCCATAGATTTTAGAGTAATTGTGAGTGCGAACCTATAGTGCACATGAAATCCCTGGGACATTCGCACCGGAATTTCTTTGAATAATCGCTAAAAATGAGATTAGATAGAAGGTAATTAATAGGAAAGTTAGCAAGAAGGTAGAATTGTGATTAAATTAGTAGATAAAATTGTATTTTTATCACTTTTTCGCTGTCGCACTCTACATTAACACCTGAATTTGTTTCAACTGCAATGCCAGATAGAAATTGTTCTAAATACATGAATTCTTAGTACTTCTAAGAAATGTATTCTTCATCGTGAGTAACTTTGAATACTTAGTTTGCTTAAAAGGTGCACTTGAAATAACCTGCATTCAAACAGATTACCTCGTAAATATTTCTGGTGTAAACAAGAATACGAAGGGGGGATACTATTGGAAATAAGATTGCTCAAACCGTCAGATGCAAAAAGTTACTGGGATTTAAGGTTAGAGGCGTTAGAGCTTAATCCAGAGGCTTTTGCTACAAACTATGAAGAAGCAATAAAGAGACAAAATCCAGTAGAAAGCGTTGCAAAGAATTTGTCGAATAAAGGAAACTTTACATTTGGGGCATTTAATAATGGAGAACTTTTAGGTGTAGTTACTTTACTTCAAGAAATCCCGTTAAATCTTAGACACAAGGCAAATATATTAGCAATGTACGTAAATCCTAATATGCGTGGTGTAGGTGTAGGAAAAGAACTACTTTCTGAAGCAATTAACAAAGCAAGAACAATTGAAACGATAGAAAAACTTAATTTGACTGTAGTAACAACTAATGAAAAGGCAAAGAAACTATATACCAAATTAGGATTTAAAGTCTTTGGGATGGAAGAGAAAGCACTTAAAATTAATGATAAATATTTTAATGAGGAGTATTTTGAATTAATGCTAAAATGAGTGAAGTACTTTTTAAAGAACTGAGTATAATTGGAGAAGTTGTATTTTATTGGGATGGCGAACAATCGAACTATTACAAACCATAATATTTTATAAGCTATCGAGACAAACTCGGAGGATGGAATGGAGAAAAGTTCTTTTATTGAAAACGTGAAATTACTAATACAAATGCATGCTGAAGGGCTACTTGGCGGTAAGAAAATGCCAGAGGATGCACTAAATGGAATTGTTCCGAAAGATGAGTTAATGAATGTATTGACATTAGGGATGGCTTTAAATTATCAAAGAAACTCATACAAGCTATGGGAGTCGGTTGCACAAGCATATTTGGATGAAAGCTCTCGATGGATTTTTAATCCTAAAATAGTATCTGAAAGCGATTTGGATGAATTACGTAGTATTTTAGTTCATTATCGAGTCGCTTTGCAACCCAATCGCCATCCTGAAATTTGGCAGCGTGTTCCTAAAGGAATTGCTCAATCATCTCTCAATGGTGACGTAATAGGATTGATTGAATCTGCTCATTTTGATATAGCCGTCTTAAAAAGTATCATTGAATTAAAAAGAAAACCAGAATTCCCATATCTTTCTGGACCAAAAATTTTTAATTATTGGTTATATGCTATGGAAACGTTTACAGGAGTTTGTTGGCAGTCCCGAGAATTGATTACAATCGCCCCTGATACGCATATTTTGAAAGCGACGGTAAGACTAGGTTTATGTTCTTCTGAAGTATTAAATGGTTCTGAAAATGATAGACAGGTCGTTGCTCAAGCCTGGGAAAAGGTGCTGATTGAAAGTGAGTTATCAACAATTATAGAGGATTAGTGTTTGTGGAATAATTAAACTATACAATTAATTCGGAATATTATTATTCGAGGAGGGAGTCCGATGCCCTTAGAAGAAGGTGGAATTGATTGGTTAATTGGCGGTTTTTCAATTGTAACGGGACTAGTCCTGCTAATATTATTGTTACTTTTGTTTAAAAATAAAACAAGTCGATCTGCATACGTCTGGACTATATTGCATCTGTTATTATTGTCAGTTGCCTTCTAATTTTCCATAAAGGCTATTTCTTTTGATTACAAACACGTAATGGCATCTGAAGAAATTTCATTGCTGTTAGGAATCGCTGGAATCATATGGGCTTTTAGTATGGTATGTTTGTTGATCGGCATTTTTAAATTTTCGAAGCCACGAAAATATAGTGCATCATAAGCCGGAAATAGGTCCATATAGCGGGAATTACAGTAACCAAATAAATAAAGGAAAAGCAATCAGCCATTTTACTCATATGACTGATTTTTTTTGATGTGCCAAAAACTGTTGTGATTCGACTATCATTTTGCATACTTTAGTATGTAGGAGTAGATTCTGAAATAACTAGGTGCTATCAGAGAATCATTTATAAATCTAATCTTACTCTCGTTATTTATTGACAAAAAAACAGCAAGTTCTGTAAGATAATAAAGTTGATTCATAGCTACTAGTAATAGATAGGCTATTTATCACCGCGTGTAAAAGGAGTGAAAATCACGCGTTAAACGTAAATCGGAAAACAGTTTAAGCGCCAGTGCTGAAGAAATCGGACGTCACTAATTTTCAGCAGACGAGGTGGAGGAGTATCGAATTTTCGGCGGAAGCCTCCCGATCGCAATTGCCCGGTTGTAATTTTGCTAGTAAATCATTTGAGCAATCGAATGGACAAAGGAGCAAAAAGGCAAATCTTTCAAGCAATATGCAAGTACACTTCGCTAATTCAGCAGGAGTGTAGTTAAGTGTTGCTTATTTTGCAAACATCGGAGGAATAAATATGTGTGGAATAGTAGGTTATATTGGTGAGTTAGATGCTAAGGAAGTTCTTTTGAAAGGACTTGAAAGGTTAGAATATCGCGGCTATGATTCAGCAGGGATCGCTCTACGCAATGAAGAAGGCATTACCGTTATGAAAGAAAAGGGACGTATTGCAGACCTTCGTGAAGCAGTAGATTTAACAATCTTAGCGTCAACTGGAATTGGTCATACACGTTGGGCCACGCACGGTGTCCCAAATCAAACGAATGCACATCCTCACCAAAGTGTATCGAGTCGATTTACACTCGTGCATAATGGTGTGATTGAGAATTATCACAGCCTGCAAAAAGAATATTTACAGGAAGTTCAAATGAGCTCTGATACGGATACAGAAGTCATCGTGCAGCTTGTTGAAAAGTTCGTGAAAGACGGCATGACAACTGAAACAGCTTTCCGTCACACACTGTCCTTACTTCAAGGTTCATATGCGATAGCCATGTTGGATGCTAATGAAGAAGACACAATTTTCGTTGCGAAAAACAAAAGCCCATTACTAATAGGGGTCGGAGAACACTTCAATGTGGTTGCCTCTGATGCTATGGCAATGCTACAAGTAACGGACCAATACGTGGAACTTCATGATCAAGAAGTTGTCATTGTTCGCAAAGAAGCAATCGAACTGATGACATTGGATGGCATGAAAATTGACCGTGCTCCTTTTACTGCAGAGCTAGATATGAGCGACATCGAGAAAGGCACTTATCCTCACTTTATGCTAAAAGAAGTAGACGAACAGCCAGGGGTTGTCCGTAAGATTATTCAAGCATATGAAAATGAGCAAGGTGAGCTTGCAATGGATTTAGATATTGTGAATGCTTTTAAGGAAGCCGACCGACTCTATATTATTGCAGCAGGCACAAGTTATCACGCTGGTCTAATCGGCAAGCACTATTTTGAAAAAATCGCGGGCATTCCAGTTGAAGTGCATATTTCAAGCGAATTTGGCTATAACATGCCACTCCTTTCGGAAAAACCATTATTTCTTTTCATTACACAATCGGGTGAAACTGCAGACAGCCGACAAGTTTTGGTGAAAATAAAAGCGTTAGGCTATCCAAGTATTACGATGACAAACGCTCCAGGCTCCACACTCTCTCGTGAAGCAGATCATACCTTACCTTTATGTGCGGGTCCAGAAATCGCAGTAGCGTCTACGAAAGCTTACACAGCACAAGTAGCGGTTCTTGCTATTGCCGCCTATGTTGTTGCAAAAAAACATGGAGAAACAGTTGATATAGACATGAAGAAAGAGCTTGCCATCGCCGCAAATGCCATTCAAACCCTTGTGGATGCAAAAGAAGAAATGGAACAAATTGCGTATGAGTTCCTAGCAGTCTCAAGAAATGCGTTCTTCATCGGACGTCAACTTGATTACTACGTGAGCTTAGAAGGAGCACTTAAAGTAAAAGAAATTTCCTATATTCAAGCAGAAGGCTTTGCGGGTGGTGAATTAAAACACGGAACGATAGCATTGATTGAAGAAGGAACACCTGTATTCGCATTAGTTACTCAACAAGCTGTGCGTCTCAACACTCGTGGTAATGTTAAAGAAGTTGTAGCGCGAGGAGCGAACGCTTGTATACTTTCAATGGAAGGCTTGCAAGAAGAGGGCGATCGCTTTGTTCTGCCAAGCGTTCATGCTTTGCTTACACCGCTTGTCGCAGTAATACCATTGCAATTGATTAGCTACTATGCGGCTCTTCATAGAGGATGTGACGTTGATAAACCACGTAATTTAGCTAAATCGGTTACAGTGGAGTGAGGTTGATTTGAAATAAATGTTGTTGTTAAGTGACAAAAAAGATGTATACTGGACAAAAAAGACGTATACTTGGTGAGAAAATTATATACTAACTAAAAAAATGTGAAATCGTATTTAAAAGGGTATCCTTTTAAATACGATTTTTTTATGGGGATTTTTTTGTATCTATTACGATTTTTCAATTCGAACAGGTAGCACATTTTATGATTTGCTGAATGTTGTCTGAATCATCTTTGAGCAGAGGGAAATACTGTTCCAAAATTTCGGGCTTACGAAAAAGACAATCTGTAGTACCGAGAACTGAGTATATTATTGTGAAATGTTACGTCCGAATAATTCTAAGGATTTGATTTGCTGGAAAGCAAAAAAATTAAATTTTTTCGATATACGTTTGACAAATATTGAAATTAGTAATAAGATATTCCACATATCGTGTATTGCCGATACGTATAAATGATGGAGGTGTAGTAAAATGTTGATTAGTGAAGAAGTACAACTGTTTTTTAAAGGCCTAGCAAATGAAAAAAGACAAGCAATTATACTTTTGTTTCTTAATAAAAATGAAGTTACTGTAAATCAAGTAGCTGAATTAATAGGGATTGGACAATCAACAGCCTCTGAACAGCTTTCTATGCTAAAAAAAGCAGGTATTTTAAATTCAAAGAAGGAGGGGAAAGAGGTTCTTTACTCGCCTAACAAAAACAATATCGTGAGGATTTTACAAGATATAAATTCAATTCTAATGAAATGTTGTAACTGAACATATGGAAGATATTCTATATGTTCTATTTTATATGATACATATCGCTAAAACGCGATATTAAAAAGGAGTTTTTATATTGACAATTATATTTGATTCGATAGTCATCGGTGCAGGGCAATCGGGATTAGCTACCGCATACTATTTAAAGAATAAAGGTTTGAAATATCTTGTTTTAGAAAAGAGCAATCAAACTGCAGGTTCGTGGCCATTATATTATGATAGTCTCAAGCTATTTTCACCAGTGCAGTATTCTTCGCTGCCTGGTTTGAGATTTCTAGGGGATATTGATCTTTATCCGACGAAAATAGAGGTTATGTCTTATTTAAATACTTACGCACAAAAATTTGAATTAAACATTAGTACAGGAAAAACAGTAACCGAAGTCCTTAAAACCAAAGAGTTATTTTTAATTAAGACTGAAGAAGGTGAGTTATTCAAAGCCAAAACAATAATTTCAGCAACAGGATCGTTTGACTCTCCCGATGTTCCGAATATTATGGATATCGAAACTTTTCATGGTGAAATAATACATTCAAGCCAGTACCTTAACCCAGAACCATACGTGAATAAAAGAGTTATTGTCGTTGGTGCTGGAAACTCAGCAGTTCAAATAGCTTATGAACTACGAGAGAAATCTCAAGTTACTCTCGCAACACGTGAACCAATCAAATTTATCCCGCAAAGAATTTTAGGAAAGGATATACATTACTGGTTTAGCGCGACCGGTCTAGATTATTTTCCGTTTGCCAATAAACTCGCTTTTAACACTTCAGTTATAGACAGGAATATTTTTAAACGTGCAATCATGAATAATAATCCTGATAGAAGGGATATGTTTGTATCAATAAATAAATACGGAGTTACTTGGGAATCTGACGAAGAAGAAAAAGTAGATACGATTATTTTTGCAACTGGTTACCAGCCTAATGTGAATTACCTCTACCCTCTCCAGGGGGCTCTTGACGAAAAAGGGATACCAGTACATCAAGAAGGTGCAAGTACATCGAATAAAGGTTTATTTTATGTAGGTTTACCGGGTCAACGATCATTTTCCTCTGCTACTTTACGAGGCGTTGGTAAGGATGCAAAATATATTGTTAATAAGGTCAAAGCTTTATTATAGTTGTAAAGCCTGGGTATGGGCTTTGACATAACTGTCTTGAGTCCCTTGGAAATATTGCAGAGGGCTAAGTTTATTTATTGACACTTTGTACGATGTAGCATAATATACTATACATCAAGAATATTTGATGTGAGGGGATAAATAATGATGATTAAACAGCCAGATGTTTATGATACAACTTTACTTGACTATGAGAAGAAATTTAAAGCATTGTCGGATCACAAGAGACTTTATATATTGCGTATTTTGGCTACAGAAGGAAAAACCTGTGTTTGTGATTTGAGTGAACTACTAGCATTGCCTCAGTCTAAGTTATCGTATCATCTAAAAATCTTATTAGATGTGAACTTTATTTCTGTCAAGAAAGAAGGGAAATGGAATTATTACTCAGCCAATCCTAATGAAATAAAGAAGATTTTATCATCGGATCTTTGTTGTCTTTTTTATCCTGAGTAATTTTTTCTTACAATACATCAAAAAAAGTTGATGTATTGTAAGAAAGGATTGGAATCTGTAATCATTCACACCAGACGGGGAGATAAAAAATGACGGTAAATCATGCAAGTACATTATCTGTCGATTACTTTATAAGTTATTTAGAACTCATTATGAAAACAAGACAGTTTCCCTTAGAAGAAGCTATGTTTTAT
This window encodes:
- a CDS encoding asparaginase yields the protein MDQQVLVQEYRNDILENVHLGVICGINAEGDVLYSVGDQNHMTFLRSAAKPFQAIPVIQYGVDDKFGLTSKEAALFAASHRGEDYHIEALESILHKTGIDEDQFYCCPTYPLNEEPKANYHRKNGEQRKLYHNCSGKHSGFIALAKVLGYDIDGYWDLEHPVQQLSLAAMADMSNYPKEAIGIGIDGCGFPVYAMPLQHIAQAYLKLACPDLIQQPEMREAVVKITGYMNAHPEMIASHDFICSVLLTDPNIVAKGGAKGVYGFALRKERMSFALKVMDGSELVWPIIVASILEQIGYENQGTIERLYELSPKVIINDNLTVVGERKIVFDLQK
- a CDS encoding MBL fold metallo-hydrolase; this encodes MRKKDYIQLNERIYLIDGFDLGVPERTGTYVFDEEELTLVDTGPSPSVKYVKRGLDALGFSLDQVKYIIVTHIHLDHSGGAGLLIQQCPNATVVVHPRGARHLVDPERLIAGAKVVYGERFSELFDPIIAVPKEHLLVKEEGDTLKIGPTCTLKFLDTPGHAKHHFSIYDPVSNGLFTGDTVGIRYEQLIRDGVDLFLPSTSPNQFEPEAMRRAINRMLGMNLDCIYFGHFGMTNNPNKALLQVSKWLDIFVEEAETVVTEQKGHEVLAQRLLGRVRGYLKEMEVPDDHEVYGLIKVDMQVSSMGMLDYFMG
- a CDS encoding helix-turn-helix transcriptional regulator, with protein sequence MMIKQPDVYDTTLLDYEKKFKALSDHKRLYILRILATEGKTCVCDLSELLALPQSKLSYHLKILLDVNFISVKKEGKWNYYSANPNEIKKILSSDLCCLFYPE
- a CDS encoding N-acetyltransferase, which translates into the protein MKLHFYNPEFDKLIENYTLTDEQLRFTGTPKDAIDLSNAERDRYSILAVENEQVVTFFSLHKGEGVKSFSHNDNAILIRSFSTDFHQQGKGYGKNALMLVPDLVTSHFIGIDEIVLAVNVNNEIAQSLYKNCGYIDKGVREMGRSGELIVMSYHLY
- a CDS encoding GNAT family N-acetyltransferase, which translates into the protein MEIRLLKPSDAKSYWDLRLEALELNPEAFATNYEEAIKRQNPVESVAKNLSNKGNFTFGAFNNGELLGVVTLLQEIPLNLRHKANILAMYVNPNMRGVGVGKELLSEAINKARTIETIEKLNLTVVTTNEKAKKLYTKLGFKVFGMEEKALKINDKYFNEEYFELMLK
- a CDS encoding copper homeostasis protein CutC — its product is MMLEIIATSMADAVAAERGGADRLELCAALSEGGLTPSLGLVEAVVKGVNIPVHVIVRPHSRTFHYDDNDLAVMIADIRHIKRAGAAGVVIGVLTKERKVNTEALSRLLEEVGEMKVTFHRAFDEIENQLEAFEVIASFPQIQRILTSGGQAPAPEAAEQLKKLVDESKNTSVRILAGNGMNPETLSSLVSATGLEEVHFGSAVRMNRSFMYPIDEAVITAIKSELETS
- the glmS gene encoding glutamine--fructose-6-phosphate transaminase (isomerizing), whose product is MCGIVGYIGELDAKEVLLKGLERLEYRGYDSAGIALRNEEGITVMKEKGRIADLREAVDLTILASTGIGHTRWATHGVPNQTNAHPHQSVSSRFTLVHNGVIENYHSLQKEYLQEVQMSSDTDTEVIVQLVEKFVKDGMTTETAFRHTLSLLQGSYAIAMLDANEEDTIFVAKNKSPLLIGVGEHFNVVASDAMAMLQVTDQYVELHDQEVVIVRKEAIELMTLDGMKIDRAPFTAELDMSDIEKGTYPHFMLKEVDEQPGVVRKIIQAYENEQGELAMDLDIVNAFKEADRLYIIAAGTSYHAGLIGKHYFEKIAGIPVEVHISSEFGYNMPLLSEKPLFLFITQSGETADSRQVLVKIKALGYPSITMTNAPGSTLSREADHTLPLCAGPEIAVASTKAYTAQVAVLAIAAYVVAKKHGETVDIDMKKELAIAANAIQTLVDAKEEMEQIAYEFLAVSRNAFFIGRQLDYYVSLEGALKVKEISYIQAEGFAGGELKHGTIALIEEGTPVFALVTQQAVRLNTRGNVKEVVARGANACILSMEGLQEEGDRFVLPSVHALLTPLVAVIPLQLISYYAALHRGCDVDKPRNLAKSVTVE
- a CDS encoding helix-turn-helix transcriptional regulator, giving the protein MLISEEVQLFFKGLANEKRQAIILLFLNKNEVTVNQVAELIGIGQSTASEQLSMLKKAGILNSKKEGKEVLYSPNKNNIVRILQDINSILMKCCN
- a CDS encoding organic hydroperoxide resistance protein, which produces MSNILFTSTVTASGGREGKVQSSDGVINFDTAMPGSPRAKKLETSTNPEQLFAAGYAACFDSALQLVARQEKVKFSSEVTANVSLLKDEADQGFKLAVTLQVKGTDIEKDQLEDLVEKAHQVCPYSKATRDNIEITLEIL
- a CDS encoding NAD(P)/FAD-dependent oxidoreductase, producing the protein MTIIFDSIVIGAGQSGLATAYYLKNKGLKYLVLEKSNQTAGSWPLYYDSLKLFSPVQYSSLPGLRFLGDIDLYPTKIEVMSYLNTYAQKFELNISTGKTVTEVLKTKELFLIKTEEGELFKAKTIISATGSFDSPDVPNIMDIETFHGEIIHSSQYLNPEPYVNKRVIVVGAGNSAVQIAYELREKSQVTLATREPIKFIPQRILGKDIHYWFSATGLDYFPFANKLAFNTSVIDRNIFKRAIMNNNPDRRDMFVSINKYGVTWESDEEEKVDTIIFATGYQPNVNYLYPLQGALDEKGIPVHQEGASTSNKGLFYVGLPGQRSFSSATLRGVGKDAKYIVNKVKALL